In a single window of the Olivibacter sp. SDN3 genome:
- a CDS encoding alpha-L-fucosidase — MKRRSVIKALGIAIPALWLSRSAAGSGLRTLHANAPIAKANFKPDWKSLEQYRVPDWFRDAKFGIWAHWGPQCQPERGDWYARGMYQEGSDQYKYHVQKYGHPSKFGFKDVINEWKADKWDPESLLDLYKRAGAQYFVALANHHDNMDLYDSSHQPWNAVKMGPKKDLMAGWAKAAKKRGLRFGASVHAAHAWTWYETAQRADKKGTLKGVPYDGKVTESDGKGKWWEGFDPQDLYAQNHPLSENSLDDGMIHRQWHWGEGVNVPTKNYCDTFHDRTVELIDKYAPDLVYFDDTALPLWPIDDAGLRIAAHYYNTNQQKHKGKLEAVINGKILDEQQRKCMVWDIERGQSNQIEEDPWQTCTCIGAWHYDRRIYDNKSYKSAKTVIHMLVDVVSKNGNLLLSVPLRGDGSIDSEAQKTVEGIASWMDVNSESIIGTRPWKLFGEGPAMEGAAPLSAQGFNEGKNKPFTAQDIRFTTKGDVLYAIVMGWPEAENLLVKSLTANNRRVKSVTFVGTNEKLKFKQTADGLEVTWPQVADGSQPAYVLKIS, encoded by the coding sequence ATGAAAAGAAGAAGTGTAATAAAAGCCCTGGGAATAGCAATACCCGCCCTTTGGCTGAGCAGGTCGGCCGCTGGTTCAGGTTTGCGCACCCTGCATGCCAATGCTCCGATTGCCAAAGCCAACTTTAAGCCAGATTGGAAGTCGCTCGAGCAGTACCGGGTTCCCGACTGGTTCCGTGATGCAAAATTCGGTATCTGGGCACACTGGGGTCCTCAATGCCAGCCAGAAAGAGGCGATTGGTACGCCAGGGGTATGTATCAGGAAGGAAGCGATCAGTACAAATACCATGTGCAAAAGTACGGGCACCCATCCAAGTTTGGCTTTAAGGATGTGATCAATGAGTGGAAGGCTGATAAATGGGACCCCGAATCGCTATTAGATCTTTATAAGCGCGCGGGTGCCCAGTATTTTGTTGCACTGGCCAACCATCATGACAATATGGACCTCTACGATAGCAGCCATCAGCCGTGGAATGCCGTTAAGATGGGGCCGAAAAAGGACCTGATGGCGGGCTGGGCGAAAGCGGCAAAGAAACGGGGTTTACGTTTCGGTGCAAGCGTACACGCTGCACATGCCTGGACATGGTACGAGACCGCTCAACGGGCAGACAAAAAAGGGACGCTGAAGGGTGTTCCCTATGACGGAAAAGTAACCGAATCTGACGGAAAGGGTAAATGGTGGGAAGGATTTGACCCGCAGGACCTCTATGCACAGAATCATCCCCTGAGTGAGAATAGCCTGGACGACGGGATGATTCACCGGCAGTGGCATTGGGGCGAGGGCGTCAATGTTCCTACGAAGAACTATTGTGATACTTTTCATGACCGGACTGTCGAACTGATCGATAAGTATGCGCCTGACCTGGTGTACTTTGATGATACGGCCCTGCCTTTGTGGCCCATCGATGATGCCGGACTCCGGATTGCCGCCCATTATTACAACACCAATCAGCAAAAACATAAGGGCAAGCTGGAGGCGGTTATAAATGGGAAAATTCTGGATGAACAGCAACGTAAATGCATGGTGTGGGATATCGAACGCGGGCAGAGCAACCAGATCGAGGAAGATCCCTGGCAGACCTGTACATGCATCGGCGCCTGGCATTATGACAGGCGGATCTATGATAATAAAAGCTATAAGAGCGCGAAGACCGTTATCCATATGTTGGTTGATGTGGTCAGTAAAAACGGGAATCTGTTACTGAGCGTTCCCCTTCGAGGAGACGGTTCTATTGATTCGGAGGCGCAGAAAACCGTTGAGGGCATTGCTTCCTGGATGGACGTTAACAGCGAGTCCATCATCGGTACCAGACCCTGGAAGCTTTTCGGGGAAGGGCCTGCGATGGAAGGTGCCGCGCCGCTTTCTGCCCAGGGTTTCAATGAAGGAAAAAACAAGCCTTTCACCGCGCAGGATATACGATTTACGACTAAGGGTGATGTGCTGTATGCCATTGTCATGGGATGGCCAGAGGCGGAAAACCTGTTGGTCAAAAGCCTAACAGCTAACAACCGCAGGGTTAAAAGCGTAACGTTTGTGGGAACAAATGAAAAGCTGAAATTCAAACAGACAGCCGATGGTCTTGAGGTCACATGGCCGCAGGTTGCAGATGGAAGCCAGCCTGCATATGTACTAAAGATCAGCTGA